In Gossypium arboreum isolate Shixiya-1 chromosome 3, ASM2569848v2, whole genome shotgun sequence, the sequence aataataacaataatcttGCCTTTCAACAAACTATAGTTTGCTGGCTCGAGAATCACAAAACAACATGATGTTAAAGTTGAATATAACCCCAGATCTAATCTTACTACTTGTCGTCCCATCATCATATTTAGAATAGGAAACAAATTACAGCTAATATTGATAGTTACACAACCGATAAGTTTTGGGTATGGTAGTAAGGCACGTTACACTCTCTGGGAGAGAACTCAAATCCGAACCCTAGAGACAACATTATTAAGAGAGGCAAACAAAAATCCCGAAAAGATAAATTTTCATACACCATAAAACAGACATTAAAGGTACCTTTGTCATACCGAAAATAATATTGATAGTTACACATCATTTGAGTTGATCCATGATAAATTACGTTTACAAGCAAATAATATAACTTCACACAAACTGTTAGTTCTTTTACGTAGAAAGTAATATCAGTTATATTTAAGTTGGAGTAGGAAGAGATTACCAGGTAGATCAAGTAGTGACAGATAAAGAACAAATGCTTCTGTACACGTGATGCTTCTTTAATGAAAGATCAGTGAGTTTATATATACAGACACTTCCTGCTCCTCAAATATGTATTTGCTCTTATCTTACCTTCTGCATCAGACTGCAGATTAATGAAATGGAAAATTAACAAGTTATTCACCAAAATAAGGTATAAATTGGATTATATGCGTCATTGAAGCCACAGCTACTTACCTTGCGAGAAACGAAGTAGTGAAGTACACATAACACGTACAATCTTTGTAAGCCTAATTTAACATCTAAAGAACTTGTTCTGAATAAAAGCTTTCTTAAAGAGGGTAATTTATATGCAAAATGAGGCTGAGAGCAATTGACAAAGTGGCATTGATATCTGCTTTTTACCTTCAGGCAACCAATCAAATTAGAGGTAGAAGAGTCTTAGGCGAATGCAGTGCCTATATATTGAGTTGCTAAAATAAGAATATTATTACTAATGATGGGTTAACTTACAACAATGTTAAATTTACAAATTAGAGCAGACACATAGAACATAGTTTTTTCCTTCAAATTCAAATAAAACAAGAAAGAAGCAAAAGACGGTGATAAAACAATGCAAATAATCAAACACGTTGAACATAGTTTTTCCTTCAAATGCAAAGAACAAAACACATTTAAATTTTCCTTCAAAGCTGCACAGCTGACAATGGACAATGCAAATAATCAGCACGTTGGGCCTGAAATGTTTTAAGTAGATGAGATATCGAACTATTTAGTGAAATAGACAACTTTCAACAATGTAGCAGTTGAATTCAGCATGGAGAAGTACCAACTTTGAAGTGGGCTTAAATTTCTTCATGCACGCTTTAAGCTTCTGCATCCTCATGTTGACCTTCCATAGAATTTCTCGTCCTCCATTCCTCCTCCATCAAACCCTAAACTTAAATCCTGTAATAAAGTGAACCATGAGTTTACTGTTAAGTTTGCTGCAACTTGTTCCATTGCTCATGTCCTTTATACTGTTAAGTTCACTGCAATTTATATGGAGTAGTTGTGAAGCCATTGACTAGAAAATATGCATATCAGTAACCTTTATATTCTGTGCCACAAACAATGATCAATGACAGTTATTCGGAAACAATAAAATCAGAAAGAAAATTTCGCTTGAAACTAGCCCACATGCCCGTCCATGTGTTCGATCGAATCGAGTcgaatcaaataaaaaaattttgagttaatcaagttcaCAAGTCCTATTTTATAATCCTAActtgatttgaaatatttttcgAATTGAGTCGAATGAAATGAAATTTGAGTCgagtcaaattgaataaaattatttgaatgaaattaaaaaactaaacatgtcaaattaaaatattgttacaCTATAATGTTAGAGTACATAAATTTAAAACTACATGTATTTAAGatacttgaatcattaattaatttttattgagaGAAATGAATTTTCTCAATTTCAAAGTTGACAAGGGATCAAAAGAATATttacattaattttttatttgaattatttgagttattcgaattgtaaatTGACTTGAACTCTACTCGAATAAATGCTAATGAGCTCATGATCATCACAAGGCTGCAAATAGCTTGCAAGCccagttttcatttttttttctcccCAGTTCTTTATGCCAAATACATGGAAAGGCACTATTTGCAAAGTTGCACAACTCTTTGGGACTGTTGACAGGTAACATGGAAGCATTAAAATGAGGAAGAATCTATATCTAAAACTGCAAGCAAATATGAATTGAAAAAGACGCATTCCAAAGGAAACAATTAGGGGAAAGCCTGGAATCGATGATGCTCGAGAAATTAGGCAATAATAAAAGTAGAATAATGGTTCAAATTGATTATTATCGGTGTTAGTTCATCACAAGTACAGGGGTGAATAAGGATACATATGGGGGCAGGAAAATTCAAAGGACGGTAGAACCTTTGAGAACTCCATCCAGCAATCCGTGGGTAGTGGAATCAGTTGAGGCGGTGGTGTTGTGAAAGCAGTAGACGGGGGCTTGCCACTTGGAATCCTCAAGAACTGCTCCCACATCAAATGTCATCACATGTGCCTCCCTCCCTGCAGTTTTAATTTATGATAGCTTATCAATCCCAGCCCCAAATAAAGAGTAGATTAAAAAAAGTGAATAATTAAAAAACAGGGAATTACCCGTGTAGAAGACCCAATGAACGGGCCTCTTAGTGACAACATCCTCAAAATACCAGATAAATTCCACCTTCTCCCACACATTGCAAAGGAACCCATCTACGTGTTGCTGACCCAAGTACGTAGCACCCTCTAGCCAGTTGGGGCGTAAAATCCCAACCTCAAGGTGTGCACTACTGCAGGTTTTGAAGGAATCGAGGGTGTAAAAGAAGGAAGTGCCATTATTCCACTCAAGATCATAGAGGACATTGCCAAGCTGGTGCTGAATTATGTTGAAGTTTCTTCCGTTGGGCCAGTCGTACCAGAGGTCGATTACCTGCAGAATTCCACTATAGTTCATCACCAGGATGGAGTGGAATTGGAGCGGCCATGGGGTTGGGGTCGGGTCTTTGTCAAGTGTGGGTTTGCAGAAGCCGAGTGAAGAAGTGAAAATGAGAACGAGGCAGAGGAAGAGGATGATCTTGGACAAGGGCTTCATAAGGCTTAGGTCGGCGAAGGCCATGTTTGTGGCTTTAACTTTATCTCTTTTTGTTATTATGCAAACGATCGGTTGTAGCCATACCGATTTCTAAAAGTATTTATCTTTTAAGACGTGACTGACCGATGAAATTTGTGCATTACCAAATTTCATTTTTCCTTCTCCCTTTATTCGttctcaattttattttttaaataacaaGTATTATTTAACAGCTAAAATAAAGTTTGATACATAACTTGTTATTGGGAACCATCCATCAGCAAACAAAGCAAACAATTAGATGGAGAAACATACACAAAAGATAAGTCATCAAGAAAAAAACATCGACTGTTCCCCATAAGGATTAAAGCATCCTCACATTTGTTCCATTCACAAAAGATTAGTAATATAGAGCTAGAATTCATAAAGTCGTTGACCATCTATTAAAGGAGATGTTAGGGCAAAATGTGGAGAATAAAAGTTGAGTGGTTGACCGTCTCCGAATGTATTAACGTATAGAGTATAATTCCTGCAACTAAATAAGAGTTAGGCTGTTTAAGAAAGTATACGGGCTAGGTTGTAATTTAGTTTTTATAACGAAGTATAAAAGTACTCCAAAGATCTTAGCTAAGGGAGACGAATACTAAATTAAGAATAACTCTAACGttaatagatctaattagtattttaattaaattatattacgaTAAAACATAAAGtgaagagaaattattttataagaaaaataaataaatagcataatagaataaaaaagggaaaactaATTTGTTGAACCAATCAAATCTAAGCATGGAAGACTAACTCGTTTCAGTGTTCATAACAAATTCCTATGTCAGGTTCTACTAAATCAACTAGTTGCTAACCTAGTAGGATCTCTCGATATTCCACTAAACTAACGAGTGACAAGAACTACTTATCCCTCAACCTCACAGTCCAAACCAGATTGGGGTAACGGGTTCACGAataggcaataccaattttgggttcatCCCACTTAGATGATTTCCTAGGGTTGTTAGGCCTAAGGTTTAAGTTCTTCCTATCTCAACCAGCTGATCCGCTAAGAAACTTTACATAGAAATTAATTACTCTTACATCTACTCGCTAATCCCCCacaagaggattagttcctcatggatcccATAAACCACATAAACTTGATAAATAAGATAAACATGAAGAATAAATCAAGAGTAAAAGTTTAAGAGAAATCATGAATTGTATTGATGAATTGAAAGCGCAGAAATCCACAAGAGTTTGATGAATTTACAAACTAGATCTTTCGTCGaacaaaagtgaaaataaaactaCAAAAGAAACAAATTTGGTATGAATGAAGGTTTTGAATGAATGATGCTTTGTTAATATGTTTGAAGATATAatatgtggtaccaatgagggtacactGGTTAGGTACTTAGATGGTTGCTTTGGCTTGTTTTGAGCATGTTTAATAGTGTTTTGAAtaggttatgtaacacccctaacccttatccgtcgctgaaatagggttaGGAGCATTATCAGACTTTTCAAAACGAATACAAACATTAAACAATTCAATTAGCATACACTTCATAAATTAATCATATAGTTCATTTTATGAGCCCTCGAAACCTTAAATAtgtattagaaacaagtcgggactcaaccagaaacttagaaaatttttcgtgaaatttcaaaaaaaaaaaatctgggTGCAAGCGCACAAGTTCGTATGGTCCAGGGACACGCACGTATGACCCTATGACATGCCCGTGCTTTAAGCCGTGTCCTACCCCATATAACTCTCTGACTacatcacacggccaagtcacacaccggtgtgctagaccgtgtacctcacacgactgggacacacgtctgtgtctctgTATGTCTCAACCCATGTGGAGATTCTTGGgcattttgttttgaaaatattAAGTTGCAAAGGACACATGGCTAAATCACATGCCTATGTGATAACCGTATGTCTCACATGGTCTAGTCACACACCTGCGTGCcaagccgtgtggactcaaaatgagccttaCACATCAAGTTAACCAACCCTGCAAATCTTGAACATCAAACAATTCAAAAACTATTgattcaaccaatccaaaacacattcaattacgtctaaaatatattaaataatcttCTCAATGACCTATTCAATGTATTTTCATAGGTATTTTACATATATTGTTCAAATAATCCATCATACCACCATTTAAGCTAACCCaaattttcataccatttcaaccCTAAATTTGCCTATTTCATATTCACTTGAGTATCAACTTAGAACAAACcacatataattatttataaaataactatTATCATTACATAACATCATTATATCTTCTATTTAAAATGACAAACataacatcctaggtacatgccattaccaaaaaGAAATATACTTCACCATGTTTTTGAGTTCGAATTAGCTTTGGATGTTGAATTGACAATTTGACTTCAACCTAATATGCACATGGAaaacaaaccatacgctgagtatgaactcagtggtatttctataatccgaatacttTTAAGTAAATAACATAGTAAACATGTACATTTAATCTTACAAACTTTAGTTAACCAATAAATCAATTTATACACTAACCAGCATTTCTCAATTTTAGTTATCTCAAATAGCCTTTCTTACTTTGTTTCACACATCATTTAACAATAATCATGTTCATTTTATAAACCCATAGCTCAtgcaatttcatgcatttcaattGCAGAATTCATTTCATTGATCATTCCAATCCATATTCAATATTTTAATATCAATCAATCGGCCAATatatttatttacccctattaatgCGACTCGGACTAGaacggatacatggatccaaccaaaacacaccaatatagcacccagtgcctcatcggataattcgaagtaatagattgacacccaatgtctcatcggcCATACCGAAGTaaattggtacccagtacctcattgaATTTACCTGAAGTAATGGTTTGACACTcatggtcgaagtatccctgaactcttccaatcctatggcatgccaactatatctgactcagcccgatacaattaatagggtttcaattcacttttcaatttcaaacaatATTCATTCTAattcaattattcacatatactcataaaatcaattcatttcaattcaacatCATAATATCAATTACTTATCTCGATCTACTTACCATATACATTAagtaataaatttaacaattatatattaagttcagattatagaaatacaaactgtaattTCTGAAttactcatcgtcgactttctctgTAATAGCCGACTTTCAATGAActtgtaaatttatttatttaataattatgagcTAAATGTGATTTTGAGatatttttaaattagtaatttgtgttttataaagatttattaagTCAAGAAATTGAGGAAAGCAGTATCGAGATCTTGATtttataaatcgagccataaatatttttataaatatttacagagtatCAATAAGGTAATATTAAAATTTCgccagaaaattttaacgtttgggtggttaattaaataaaaaggactaaattgaaaaaggtgtaaaagttgctaaaaggattaaatagctcaattgtcaaataaggaaggacctaaagtgaaaataagcccatAGAAGATATTTTGGGCGGAAATAGCCGAGAAAAATCTGGAAATGGgtgaattaagggtaaaattggaaaattatcaaaattaactaaataaaaatgggaccaaatgggaatatctagatttctcttcaattctcttcattttcatcagttgaaaaatagccatggaagaaggttcaagctagttttcatactctagcttcatgtaagtttaattcttgctttctccttgaaatttctatgtttttgaacttttacaattgggtccaacttactatttctataggttttgatttcatggataatttttaaagtttttatggatgagtgctggaagcacatgatgaataaacatagaattgaagctttatttttgatatatgataattttattaagt encodes:
- the LOC108479352 gene encoding uncharacterized protein At4g14100-like, whose translation is MAFADLSLMKPLSKIILFLCLVLIFTSSLGFCKPTLDKDPTPTPWPLQFHSILVMNYSGILQVIDLWYDWPNGRNFNIIQHQLGNVLYDLEWNNGTSFFYTLDSFKTCSSAHLEVGILRPNWLEGATYLGQQHVDGFLCNVWEKVEFIWYFEDVVTKRPVHWVFYTGREAHVMTFDVGAVLEDSKWQAPVYCFHNTTASTDSTTHGLLDGVLKGFKFRV